A region of the Channa argus isolate prfri chromosome 14, Channa argus male v1.0, whole genome shotgun sequence genome:
CCCCCATGTCTGAAGCCGGCTTGTTTTCTTGTGATGTTGAAGTTTCATTCCTCAGGTCATTTTTTCCCTCCAACAAACATCTCTGCTCTACCAGCATctcacacagctgctgccacTGGGTACAGCAGAAGAGGGGAGCCGtctaaaacagacacaaaagagaATCCAATGATGGCCAACAGTGTGTTAGATAGATTTGGGGAATTtggttttgtatatttattgtcTCCATCACCTCAGGCTGCTGTAGCCATCTCAGATCGAGCGAAGGACTGGCCTGCTCCCCACAGTATTCACATTTCACTGGGAACTCTGTCAAAGACAGGGACTAGGCAAAAGTGTAGCCAAATTAGCATCATGTAGCGAAGTTTCTATACAAGAGCTTCTTAACACAAATAGAAATTCGATCCTGCTAATACCTCTGGAGGAATGGTTGTTAAGTTTAACCTCTGACTGTGAGAGGCTCGGTTGTACCTCAGAACTCCTGCAGCTCCAACACAATAGGTGGGTGGGTCATCGACAAACTTTGGACAGCAATATTGTGTCttcttacaaaacacaaataaatataccaaacaaattaatattttgtaaataataaaaatggggtaaaaagtaaaacagattttttttttttctcactggaTCCGTGTCTATGATTTGTCTTACATGGTCATCGAGGACACACAGTGGCTGAGCTTCTAATGTAGCAGCAGTGGCatctaattacaaaaaaaaagttgccatGGCATTATATTAAGTCTGAGGGAAGTAAGCACTGGCCCAGAGACAATAGCTGCTTTATGATTCTGCTTTACAGTACATAAATGAATGAAGTCATAATGCTATTTCTTTGAGGATTTCGTTTTAATTGTGCTTGGAGCAGACTCACTGGAAAAGCTGTCCATCATCCTTGTCTCTGCACCGAGTTCCCTGCTTGGGAAAGCTGTCTGTCTTCTTAATTGGATCAATCCTAtatagagatttaaaaaaacaagacatttcgTCTCTATAACACAGAGCTTACTTACTATATACACTGCAGAAGCAGCGGCAATATGTTTCCAAATTATAGGCTCAGTTATCAtatagagaaaaaacaaaacaaagacagagccaggaccaaaaacataaagcaaagaTATACAACTAAATGTATGAATATTTTCTTTGAGTTGGATTTAATATCATGAAAATACCATATATACATTTCAAAAGCATATAAAAATCCAAatctatatacatatatagcAATCGTATACTGCAAATAGAGTTGTTCACCTCACCTCGGCAGCAATCAAATATGCATCAGCGCTTCCCTCCCGCTGGTGTTGTCGGTATCCTTGGAGATGAAATATCAGGTCTATTTTCCTGATCTCAGAAACAGCAATTCATATATAATAACATATTCGTAAAGTCTATTTAGTAGATATTTTTGGACTTTGGGTGACATCACCATGTCTTCATCATAGCtcaaatgtgaaattttaaaCCCTATCAAGTAATCGATTTGTAAATAGTGGAGATATGTCCTGGACTTAAAGGGGATAATAACACCGAAAATGTAGTGTATACATTGTAATTAAGTAAGACTTTGTAAGACACTGTGCAGTTCAAACTCTTTTTAGACCTTTTTATCAGCATGTTTAGACACAAGTTCTCCAAAAGATGGCAGAGTGGTTTAgcgttttttcttcttcaggctCGAGCCTCTAATACGCTGACGATTTGGGACAGTTGAGTAATGGGTAAATTTTTTACCTGATTATAGTGACTCggttaatttataaaataaactttgatgtaaacatttttttattataacccCATCCCTTATTCCCACAATGCCTCGTGGCCGCACGGCAACCTTGACGTAAACCAGGTGTAATTAATCTTAGGTGATTGGAGGAGAATCTATTAGCCCACCTACAGGAGATGTGGATGTTGTCCGGTTCACCGGAAACGTTGCAGCAATAAGAGCGACTCCCAGCTCTTGACAAACCTGTAGGCATGCACATCAAAACGATgcataaagaaaagaagaagtgtTGTTCTGCGTACTTGGCTGCAGCTCTTTTTCTGGCATGTTATTGCGTGCAGACGGTGGACAGTTACCGACTGAGGAAAACTGAGAGACGAGCAGGACGGAAGGAAGTCACTGCGGCCAAAGCGACGGGCATCCAGGAGGGAATCGTAGTGTTTGGAAGAGTTTTTGAGAAGGGGTCCGGCTTTAAGTCGCAAGTTGTTGACTGGGCCAGGAAAACGTCTTCACGGGCTTTTGTGGAGGATGGTTCAAATTACCAAGCGGACTTCACAGGTAGAAGTCAAAAGTCTGTCAATTGCAGGTGTTGCTTAtaacacagcatttaaaaatcaacTTGTGTGTTTACGGTATGTTCCAAAACAGCCTGTTATCAGTCAGTAGTTCCCtgagttttaataaaatactcCCTGTTAGAGTGGTCACAGGGGCAAACGCATGATACCAGTTCCAGAGAAGCAGCATGGAAGCGCCTAGCATCTTCCCTGCAGTGCAGTGATGCTCAGATGTTGTTCAGAGCAGTGGGACCCGGAGCTTCTCAGTTCTCACTGGAACAAGGTAAAGATCCCAGTTCATAGGCCATGCCATTCCTAAATAAgtatttttaacagtgtttgcATAGTCAGACTACACAAATAAAACCACCCAACCCCTCTGCAGACAGTGCACCACCAATGCCTCTGTCCCAGGTCCCTTCCGCCTGTGGCTACAGCATGCAGAGCGACCCCCTTGCACTTGTCATGATGGTTCCCTATGATGGCTGCAATGTGGCTCAAGAGGTAATtgcatttctgaaaataaattgtaatgtGTGCCGCTTTGTAACCCTGCATGTTTGAGTCTGACAATGTTATGAAAGATTCTCAAAGGCAAAAGACCAAACATTAGATGgttttagcttcttttttttttaaatgtttgtttgttttttctgaggGGGGTGGAAATGAAGATGAACCATGGcctgtgtaatttgtttttggacAGTGGGGCTTAAGTGTGTAGTAATCATATAGTGTAATCCAACTCAATAGTTCTCAAGCCTGGCCAAAAGTCTCAAGGATGGCTGGAAAAGAACAGTTGGCCTTGAGGACTAAGTTTGGGAAACCATCTAACTGGCTTGGGTGACATTAATGTCTGATTTTGTTTGCTTCTCCCAAGGGTGGAGGTCATGTGCTACCAATGCGTTGGCAGGGAATCCCAGTCTCGCTGTGGTGCCCTCACTCTGCTGCAAGTCCTAATCCCACAACTGTATCTCAGACACCTGGCAACCCAGGTTCAGTAGTTGTACCAGAACCTTCAACAGAAGCAACGACCACAGCAAAACTGGACATGCCGACATTTCAACAGTACccctttttctttccattttattcCTATTATCCTTTCTTTCCTCCCCCTCTTCCACCCACAACTACTGTGCCGACCACAACTGCTGCATCCACTATGTCAACTACCGCAAGTCTGAGTACAGCAGCTGCAGGTCCTCACCCAATGTATCCTTTGCCTTTCAACCCATCTTTGTATGTTCCCATCAACTGGGCGTTCCCAGGGCCCTTTCCAGAAAGTGCCGAACCCACATTAACTCAAACAAACCTGACTGAACATTGGTCGCTGCCATTTCCACATTATAGTCCTTATTATTATCGCAGTCTTCCATATAATTTTTTCCCTCACTTTCCACAATATCCCATCCAAATGCCAGAAATGTATGAACAAGTACAACCAGACTCAATGCAATATTACTTTCATGATCATTCTCCTGCACAAGTCCACTTTTGAATATCCATTTATGGCAGAAAACCATCTTTCACTCTTGAGTTAAATAAAGGTTCATCAATAaattggtgtttgtttttgaattgaGTTTAACTGTCCAAAGTTAGGATGTTTATTTGAgattattcagttttttcacTCTTTAATATGAAACTGATCACTACACTGCTTTTGTTTAAATGCCTTTGCTAAAGGTTTTGTTACACACCCAATTTCCAGAAGTGTGATACTgtggaaaattgttttaagtATCCAGCCATTTGCAAATCAGTTGTCAATGGCACCAAGAGGACATTAAATGTGGAACTGAAATTTGGAAATTGATGACTGCAACACATTTCGTGAAATTTGTAAAAGGTCATGGGCATTTTTAGCACTGTTAGAACCACAGTTTAGAAcctaaagacattttttttagagTTTAATTGTAATGGCACGATTTCATTTACTTGCTTGTTATAGATGTATAACAGCTTGTAGCCTCACTTGTAATTCCTTGTGCCAATTGTTTTTAGTGGGTgactggactgcagacaggtcCATTTAGTACTTACTACACCACAAAGCTATACTATTGTATGTTGAGAATTtggtttggcattgtgttgctgaaataacattttgcaaagaaacaaGTATGATCAGTGTTAATGGTGCTTTGAGGCTATCCATGCTGTGTTCATTGATGCACCCCCACTGATCCTGAATTTATAACTGTAGGGTGAGAACAACTTGATGACCGATCTCTTCAACATGATGGAAAATGGCATTAATGGCTTCCAAAAACTTGACATTTTCAATTATC
Encoded here:
- the LOC137098381 gene encoding uncharacterized protein, with protein sequence MHIKTMHKEKKKCCSAYLAAALFLACYCVQTVDSYRLRKTERRAGRKEVTAAKATGIQEGIVVFGRVFEKGSGFKSQVVDWARKTSSRAFVEDGSNYQADFTEWSQGQTHDTSSREAAWKRLASSLQCSDAQMLFRAVGPGASQFSLEQDSAPPMPLSQVPSACGYSMQSDPLALVMMVPYDGCNVAQEGGGHVLPMRWQGIPVSLWCPHSAASPNPTTVSQTPGNPGSVVVPEPSTEATTTAKLDMPTFQQYPFFFPFYSYYPFFPPPLPPTTTVPTTTAASTMSTTASLSTAAAGPHPMYPLPFNPSLYVPINWAFPGPFPESAEPTLTQTNLTEHWSLPFPHYSPYYYRSLPYNFFPHFPQYPIQMPEMYEQVQPDSMQYYFHDHSPAQVHF